Proteins from a genomic interval of Pseudomonas silesiensis:
- a CDS encoding Lrp/AsnC family transcriptional regulator, protein MHSQLDSYDRKILALLQEDASLSSAQIAEQVGLSQSPCWRRIQRMKEEGIIRGQVTLLDRKKIGLNTQIFAEIKLNAHGRSNFTGFTEAIRGFPEVLECYVLMGSVDFMLRIVTADIEAYERFFFEKLSMVPGIQEVNSIVALSEIKSTTSLPV, encoded by the coding sequence ATGCACAGCCAGTTGGACAGTTACGACCGCAAGATTCTCGCGTTGCTGCAAGAGGACGCTTCACTGTCCAGCGCGCAGATCGCCGAACAGGTGGGACTGTCGCAGTCGCCGTGCTGGCGACGGATTCAGCGGATGAAGGAGGAGGGGATCATTCGCGGCCAGGTCACCTTGCTCGATCGCAAGAAGATCGGTCTCAATACGCAGATCTTTGCCGAAATCAAACTCAACGCCCACGGGCGTTCGAACTTCACCGGGTTCACCGAGGCGATTCGTGGTTTTCCCGAAGTGCTGGAGTGTTATGTGCTGATGGGGTCGGTGGATTTCATGCTGCGGATCGTCACGGCGGACATCGAGGCGTATGAGCGCTTCTTTTTCGAGAAGCTGTCGATGGTACCGGGGATTCAGGAGGTCAATTCGATTGTGGCGCTGTCGGAGATCAAGTCGACGACCAGTTTGCCGGTCTGA